The proteins below are encoded in one region of Oceaniferula marina:
- a CDS encoding DUF3472 domain-containing protein translates to MDTLLSIGLLASISNATLVGQNAALSSHFNFGENVTGDISICEVRVPSKGVAPCTYYETLGFWGNKGNSTGNGYAGIQESDDRRGNKVHIFSIWHSMDDPSDTANFPYAAYLGHGTTAEHFGGEGVGLKTWNFALRWQPDVWYTHVIRAWDVGKDTHYGFFVRDGASGVWRHLSTIGVKEPRIRIKGPNDAFIEDWKDTGKNMREVHLRHIWRRDGQGEWHPAQSGRYTPNRGDCLPGKRSHHYKNNWDAGTRKDSTGDFYYMRSGGSQTRPSPPLKYPDNMNHVFSVENKADRPDYQKAKIKKISITKKASGLNLVWSMEETSLPQFSYKIELFDNAECAGDPLLSKSEWRPETREVNIDWMPSDHQTVHLRLSIADIFDQSVKEVRMVTLSK, encoded by the coding sequence ATGGATACTCTGTTATCAATCGGCCTATTGGCGTCGATATCTAATGCCACTCTGGTCGGTCAGAATGCCGCCCTTTCATCCCATTTTAATTTTGGGGAAAACGTAACAGGCGATATCTCCATTTGTGAAGTGAGGGTGCCGAGCAAGGGAGTTGCTCCATGCACCTATTATGAAACGTTAGGGTTCTGGGGGAATAAAGGAAACTCTACGGGGAATGGCTATGCAGGAATTCAGGAGAGTGATGACCGGAGAGGAAACAAGGTGCATATTTTTTCCATCTGGCACTCTATGGATGACCCTAGCGATACCGCTAATTTCCCTTATGCTGCCTACCTTGGCCATGGCACTACCGCTGAACATTTTGGTGGTGAAGGCGTGGGGTTAAAAACGTGGAATTTCGCATTACGATGGCAGCCTGATGTTTGGTACACTCACGTTATACGAGCGTGGGATGTGGGCAAAGATACGCACTACGGATTTTTTGTCAGGGATGGTGCGAGTGGAGTCTGGAGGCACTTGTCGACGATCGGAGTCAAAGAACCTAGGATTCGCATCAAAGGTCCCAACGATGCTTTTATCGAGGACTGGAAGGATACTGGAAAAAACATGCGGGAAGTTCACTTGCGCCATATCTGGCGCCGGGACGGTCAGGGGGAGTGGCACCCGGCCCAATCTGGCAGATACACTCCAAATCGAGGTGACTGCTTGCCGGGTAAACGGTCTCATCATTATAAAAACAACTGGGATGCCGGTACCCGTAAAGACTCAACGGGCGATTTCTATTACATGCGGAGTGGAGGCAGTCAGACACGTCCATCGCCACCGTTGAAATATCCAGACAACATGAACCATGTCTTTTCGGTCGAGAATAAAGCGGATCGACCTGATTATCAAAAAGCAAAGATCAAAAAAATCAGCATCACTAAAAAGGCATCTGGACTCAATCTTGTTTGGTCGATGGAAGAAACCAGCCTGCCGCAATTTTCATATAAGATTGAGTTGTTTGATAATGCCGAATGCGCGGGTGACCCCTTGCTGTCAAAATCAGAGTGGCGTCCTGAGACCAGAGAGGTCAACATCGATTGGATGCCATCGGATCATCAGACTGTCCACTTGCGCTTGAGCATCGCCGATATTTTTGACCAGTCCGTCAAAGAGGTGAGGATGGTTACTCTATCTAAGTGA
- a CDS encoding alpha-N-acetylglucosaminidase has protein sequence MNKLRNILTITFSAMAACMSQASPTSSSEQSSHAVIKRLIGDRVDEIQFANIPKKNGHDVFEYEVKNGVPTFKGSCGVAICRGFYDYLKANEQGQVGWSGSRIAIPEKWSDTPLKKVVSPYKYHYYFNVVTYGYTTPYWDWERWEKELDWMALHGLDMPLALVANEAISMRVWKKLGLTQEEVDAFYTGPAHLPWQRMGNITGIDGPLNDNWHKGQVELQHKVLKRMRELGMKPICPAFAGFVPRGMQRLHPEIKFFHPSWAGFPEKNRTSFLLPDTPLFGKIGKMFIEEWEKEFGKCEYYLADCFNEMDIPAPKDDKEKRYQLLAHYGDQVYRSIKAGNPEATWVMQGWMFGYTRNIWDYHSLEALVSKVPDDKMILLDLAADYNKHFWKTDMNWDFYKGFYNKKWVYSVIPNMGGKTGLTGRLDFYASGSIEALNSKNKGRLAGFGFAPEGIENNEVIYELLSDMGWRDTEIDLDVWLNNYSASRYGTCPPEVTKAWNLLRKTCYGTFTDHPRFNWQFRPGKVRKGSINTSPEFQQAIETFAAAAEQLKDSPNYRADLIEFTAMYVGIKVEQLFARAMEAEEMGYSDLRKQAAKDGLKLLKALDTLLESHPTLRLSNWVALARKHGTTAAEKDLYEANAKDLVTIWGGQIGDYSARIWSGLIRDYYVPRWKHYFDGFDTGTSFDMPKWEKQWTRAPGLTKSEAFENPVEAAIALIKTTKEAKVPVMDIKAEAIGGWTPAQVGVDWKTVKWNLPAKELGELKGVRFNYTRGQHRLEIRKVSLIADGKTVATDEHMGIAGIPSKKNFFNLKTTGDLKGNNECYIKAEVRSDGGNNSYGQVELVK, from the coding sequence ATGAACAAACTACGAAATATCCTCACGATTACATTTTCTGCAATGGCTGCTTGTATGAGCCAAGCCAGCCCAACGTCATCTTCTGAACAGTCTTCACACGCTGTGATCAAGCGCCTGATCGGTGATCGGGTAGATGAAATTCAATTCGCTAATATTCCAAAGAAAAATGGGCATGATGTCTTTGAATATGAAGTGAAAAACGGGGTTCCTACTTTTAAAGGAAGCTGTGGCGTCGCTATTTGCCGTGGATTCTATGACTACTTGAAGGCGAATGAACAAGGTCAAGTGGGATGGAGCGGTTCTCGTATTGCCATTCCCGAGAAGTGGTCTGACACCCCCCTTAAGAAGGTGGTTTCTCCTTACAAGTATCACTATTACTTCAACGTGGTCACCTACGGCTACACCACTCCCTATTGGGACTGGGAACGCTGGGAAAAGGAGCTCGACTGGATGGCGCTTCACGGTCTGGATATGCCCTTGGCTCTCGTTGCGAACGAAGCGATTTCGATGCGCGTTTGGAAAAAGCTCGGCCTCACGCAGGAAGAGGTCGATGCCTTCTACACCGGGCCAGCTCACCTTCCATGGCAGCGTATGGGTAATATCACAGGGATTGATGGCCCGCTCAATGACAACTGGCACAAGGGGCAGGTCGAGCTTCAGCACAAAGTGCTCAAACGTATGCGTGAGCTCGGGATGAAGCCGATTTGTCCAGCTTTCGCTGGATTTGTGCCTCGTGGCATGCAGCGCCTCCACCCAGAGATCAAATTCTTCCACCCGAGTTGGGCTGGGTTCCCAGAGAAAAACCGCACGAGTTTCTTGCTGCCGGACACGCCGTTGTTTGGAAAGATTGGTAAGATGTTTATCGAAGAGTGGGAAAAAGAGTTCGGCAAATGTGAGTACTACCTCGCTGACTGTTTCAATGAAATGGACATCCCGGCACCGAAGGATGACAAGGAAAAGCGCTATCAACTCCTGGCTCACTACGGTGATCAAGTTTACAGGTCTATCAAAGCAGGGAACCCGGAGGCGACTTGGGTGATGCAGGGGTGGATGTTCGGCTACACCCGCAACATCTGGGATTACCATTCTCTGGAGGCTCTTGTTTCAAAGGTGCCTGACGACAAGATGATCCTTCTCGACCTGGCTGCTGACTACAATAAGCATTTCTGGAAGACCGACATGAACTGGGACTTCTACAAAGGTTTTTATAACAAAAAGTGGGTTTACAGTGTGATCCCTAACATGGGTGGTAAGACTGGCCTCACTGGTCGCCTTGACTTCTACGCAAGTGGTTCCATTGAAGCTCTCAACTCCAAAAATAAAGGACGCCTTGCCGGGTTTGGTTTTGCGCCGGAAGGAATCGAAAATAATGAAGTCATTTATGAACTTCTCAGTGATATGGGGTGGAGAGACACAGAGATCGATCTCGACGTTTGGCTCAACAACTACAGTGCAAGTCGCTACGGAACTTGTCCGCCGGAAGTGACCAAGGCATGGAACCTCCTACGTAAAACTTGCTACGGTACCTTTACCGATCACCCACGTTTCAACTGGCAGTTCCGCCCAGGTAAGGTCCGCAAGGGCTCGATCAACACCTCGCCAGAATTTCAGCAGGCGATCGAAACCTTTGCCGCAGCTGCCGAGCAGCTCAAAGACAGCCCGAACTACCGCGCGGATCTCATCGAGTTCACGGCAATGTATGTGGGCATCAAGGTTGAGCAACTCTTTGCCAGAGCGATGGAAGCAGAGGAAATGGGTTATTCCGATCTCCGTAAACAAGCCGCGAAAGACGGCCTGAAGCTACTTAAGGCACTCGATACACTTCTCGAGTCGCACCCGACACTTCGCCTCTCCAACTGGGTGGCACTGGCGCGCAAGCACGGCACAACAGCTGCTGAAAAAGACCTCTACGAGGCCAATGCCAAAGACCTTGTTACCATCTGGGGCGGTCAGATTGGTGACTATTCGGCACGCATTTGGAGTGGTCTGATTCGCGACTACTACGTTCCACGCTGGAAGCATTATTTTGATGGCTTCGATACAGGAACGTCGTTTGACATGCCCAAGTGGGAAAAACAATGGACCCGAGCACCAGGCCTCACGAAATCAGAAGCTTTTGAAAATCCGGTTGAGGCAGCGATTGCGTTAATCAAGACCACAAAAGAAGCCAAGGTGCCCGTTATGGATATCAAAGCTGAAGCGATCGGCGGCTGGACTCCTGCCCAGGTGGGAGTTGACTGGAAAACAGTGAAGTGGAATTTACCAGCCAAAGAGCTCGGTGAGCTTAAAGGTGTCAGGTTCAACTATACCAGAGGTCAGCATCGTTTGGAAATTCGTAAGGTGTCTCTGATAGCAGACGGCAAAACAGTGGCGACAGATGAGCATATGGGGATCGCCGGAATACCCAGCAAGAAAAATTTCTTCAACCTCAAGACCACAGGTGATTTGAAGGGGAATAACGAATGTTACATAAAAGCTGAGGTTCGCAGTGACGGCGGCAACAATTCCTACGGGCAGGTTGAGTTGGTTAAGTAG
- a CDS encoding alpha-galactosidase gives MIFRKILLLGACLISPVIAVPYPGEAPNKASLQSSAKNYVLQNNLLKATWKVDGGKLRGPAFQDKSGSELFRPGKELFGIATQEQAQDPERIYLGMRRTGQEIQAQISNDGKSWETLASLPLAGFSGKLESIRVGKTSSDGQAKDYSSAGELGTCEFQQVQVLDGQRAINDLTAKPKSVHKSKRDGTSLEISNELITIKAHANSATFAEYKVPKDWQRISCQVKKGTDKGLSWGPGLTLRFDDGTFALVNIRAEGQFTILSPAGEKLVNKKATASLACDLTSEAFTLSSPVKELEIKGGKAITATLKHAKTGIHVRWSAELRDGSNYISQSYTLASTKPQTLYGLQFIEGSVPHSRQIGSVPGSPVASDSMFFGVEMPFTANYFDGDSFRSGFPCHLPIKKGTKYDFKSVMGVYPKGQLRRAFNYYLERERATPYHQLLHYNCWYDFAPNREEFTQVIKDYYRELTVKRGVILDSFVMDDGWDDYGAGLWEYNRKRFPNGFDEVSAEARKSKSNLGVWISPLGGYSGANERTAHAKKMGLIESTMDLSQPAYYKWFYEKCLGFMKDHQVNYYKWDKAGSGVSPHFMSLIQCGRELKKHDPELFINVTVGTWPSPFWLNHIDCTWRTGTGDVAWMGVGDKREQWLTFRDWGCYSKFVQQAPLYPLNSVMHHGLVVGRHYQAGEMDRAGAGVNMKNAARSYFGTGANLLELYLTPEMMTDKAWDEVAEAAKWAKKNEKILVDTHWVGGDPLKLGVYGWASWSPGKSIITLRNSSDKPSELTVNLTDVLEVPEGQAVKFKVKNAYEDQTFKEDVLSGEYTFKLQPFEVLCLELFPVQ, from the coding sequence ATGATTTTTAGAAAAATCCTCCTACTTGGAGCTTGTTTGATTTCTCCCGTTATTGCTGTGCCTTACCCCGGTGAAGCGCCAAACAAGGCGAGTTTGCAAAGTTCTGCCAAGAACTATGTTCTTCAGAATAACCTACTAAAGGCGACTTGGAAAGTGGACGGAGGCAAGTTGCGTGGCCCTGCTTTTCAAGATAAGAGCGGCTCTGAGCTATTTCGCCCGGGAAAGGAGTTATTTGGTATCGCGACCCAAGAGCAAGCTCAGGACCCGGAGAGGATCTATCTGGGTATGCGGAGAACCGGTCAGGAAATTCAAGCGCAAATCTCGAACGACGGCAAGAGCTGGGAAACGCTCGCTAGTTTACCACTGGCAGGTTTTTCCGGAAAACTTGAATCCATCCGTGTGGGAAAAACCAGCAGTGATGGTCAGGCCAAGGATTACAGTTCCGCCGGTGAGTTGGGAACCTGTGAGTTCCAGCAGGTCCAAGTGTTGGATGGCCAGAGAGCGATCAATGACCTTACCGCAAAACCAAAGTCCGTTCACAAATCGAAGCGGGATGGTACGAGCTTGGAGATCTCCAATGAACTGATTACGATCAAGGCCCATGCTAACAGCGCGACATTCGCTGAATACAAGGTTCCTAAAGATTGGCAGCGTATCAGCTGCCAAGTGAAAAAGGGCACGGACAAAGGTTTGAGCTGGGGGCCGGGCCTGACACTTCGATTTGACGATGGAACCTTTGCTCTTGTGAATATTCGGGCTGAAGGGCAGTTCACGATTCTGAGCCCGGCAGGTGAAAAGTTAGTGAATAAAAAAGCCACAGCATCTTTAGCCTGTGACCTGACATCCGAGGCATTCACCCTGAGTAGTCCGGTTAAGGAACTTGAGATTAAGGGTGGAAAAGCAATTACAGCCACTCTGAAACATGCCAAGACTGGCATTCACGTGCGCTGGTCGGCAGAGCTTCGTGATGGCTCGAACTACATCAGCCAGAGCTATACCTTGGCGAGCACCAAGCCGCAGACGCTGTATGGGCTTCAGTTTATCGAGGGCAGCGTGCCTCACTCCCGTCAGATTGGCTCGGTTCCGGGTAGCCCTGTTGCGAGCGATTCGATGTTTTTTGGGGTTGAGATGCCATTCACTGCCAACTACTTTGACGGTGACAGCTTCCGTAGTGGTTTCCCTTGTCATTTACCCATTAAAAAGGGCACCAAGTATGATTTTAAATCAGTGATGGGAGTTTACCCGAAGGGGCAGCTCCGCCGTGCCTTTAACTACTATCTCGAGCGTGAACGTGCGACTCCTTATCATCAGTTGCTTCATTATAACTGTTGGTATGATTTTGCCCCTAACCGGGAAGAGTTTACCCAAGTGATCAAAGATTATTATCGAGAACTCACGGTGAAGCGTGGGGTGATACTGGATTCTTTTGTGATGGACGATGGCTGGGATGATTACGGTGCTGGCTTGTGGGAATACAACCGGAAGAGGTTTCCTAACGGGTTTGATGAGGTTTCCGCTGAAGCCCGAAAATCAAAAAGTAATCTGGGTGTCTGGATTTCACCCCTGGGTGGATACAGTGGTGCGAATGAAAGGACGGCGCATGCGAAAAAAATGGGGTTGATTGAATCGACCATGGATCTTTCCCAGCCAGCCTACTACAAGTGGTTTTATGAGAAATGCCTCGGGTTCATGAAAGACCACCAGGTGAACTACTACAAGTGGGACAAGGCGGGCAGTGGGGTGAGCCCTCACTTTATGTCGCTGATTCAGTGTGGTCGTGAGCTGAAAAAACACGATCCCGAGTTGTTTATTAATGTCACTGTCGGCACCTGGCCGTCGCCATTCTGGCTGAATCATATTGATTGCACCTGGCGCACCGGCACGGGAGATGTGGCTTGGATGGGGGTGGGTGACAAGCGTGAGCAATGGCTTACGTTCCGTGATTGGGGCTGCTATTCCAAGTTTGTTCAACAGGCACCACTTTACCCTCTTAACTCGGTGATGCATCACGGTTTGGTGGTTGGGCGTCATTATCAAGCGGGAGAAATGGATCGAGCTGGTGCGGGTGTGAATATGAAGAATGCTGCCCGGTCTTATTTCGGCACCGGAGCCAACCTGCTCGAGCTTTACCTGACGCCGGAGATGATGACCGACAAGGCATGGGACGAAGTGGCTGAGGCCGCCAAGTGGGCAAAGAAAAATGAAAAGATCCTCGTCGATACCCACTGGGTGGGTGGTGACCCTCTTAAGCTTGGTGTTTACGGTTGGGCATCTTGGAGTCCTGGAAAGAGTATCATCACGCTACGGAACTCATCGGATAAGCCGAGTGAGCTGACTGTTAACCTTACGGATGTTCTAGAGGTGCCGGAAGGTCAGGCGGTGAAGTTTAAAGTAAAAAATGCCTATGAGGATCAGACATTCAAAGAGGATGTTCTGTCTGGTGAGTATACTTTTAAACTGCAACCATTCGAAGTGCTTTGTCTGGAGCTGTTTCCGGTGCAATAG